The sequence actaaaaatcaaaatttggaaattACAATATTGGCAAAGTTGGGAACTCTTCTTTGCTAGTATTGTAATTTATATTTTGATATCCTATTTATATTTTTCGTAAAGACACAAACCTATATGTCTACTAGCTAAACAAAAGGGCTAAGCAATGTGCCCAACTATCAAAGGGCTAAGAAAGAGAAGATATACAAGAACAATGGTGAGAAACCTTTGATCTTCATGCACCTCCTCTTTCTTATCACATCTCCATCATCAATCCATAAACCCCTCCATCATTTGCACTCCCACATCTATATCCTCACCCATAATTTCCACCCTCATTGCTTCCACCATCCCCATTTCTTTCATTTTCCACAATGCATACCATTCTAACTTCTATGGCTACCCTAACTTCTTAGTAAATGATCCCTTGACAACTGCAACACGTCCTCTAATATCCTTGCTTGTGAATATTCTTATTTCTTAAACTTAAGCTCCAATGGTTCCTTCTTTTGCTGCTTCTCCAATGGTTCCTTCTTTTGCTGCTTCTATTCCTCTAGTCAGTCCACATAATCTATTTGACCTAGTTGAGGGAACTCCTTTGTAATTCTCATTGCTTCCCCACAATCATTCTTTCAACCCTTTTTTGCCTTATCTACACCAAATAATCTAATTGGAGCCAAGAGGTTAATTGACTTAGCAAATAGTTTTAGGCTATCCCATAATAGAGATTCAACATTGGGATTGTTGGCATTATCTCTTTTAtgctaaaaaatgcaatttttttaaagTTTGGTGCTCCTTTCCTCATTGTGGCTTTACTTTTCGCATCATTGATAATTGATTAAATCATTAAACATTCCTTAAATGGGTCCAATTGGCCAATTTTGTGATTAGATGGTGTACTTTGCCTCCATAGATTGTCCTATTCTTAAATCACAAAAAATGCAAATATTTCAAAACATGAGGATCTTTAAGTCAATTTCTAGCTTTGGGCAGGTTTCCGAGTTTTTCGTTACCTTTGTCCCATCTCCCTCTATTTCATGGTCCTTGGATGCTCACTTCATCTTCTTTGCTAGAGTTTGAGCTTCTATGTACTCGTGTGCCTTTCTCTCATTTCCTCAATTCCTTGTGCCCCTAGGTTTTCTTGTTGTATTCGTCTCCTATGGGCTTTTGGGAATCTCTTTATATGTCTACCTATTGCGAAGTTCCCCCAAATTCTGATTCCCATGTTGCTTTGTTCCCTATTATAGTTCTAGATTTTTGTTTGTGGACTTCCTTGTCTACATTGCAACCATTTCCGCACACTCTCGATTCTTGACTCTTGCTTAACTTCTATGTATTTGGGTCTAGCCCTCTTGGAATCACTGATGTATTATGCAATTAGTTTGCCTGATGTTCAAGCCTTGGCATTCATTTCCCTTTGGTGGACTTGTGCACCTTTCCCTTCTAGAATTCTTTTCCCTCAAGTCCTCAAGTTTTTATTTTCCTTGAGTCCCTTGATAGATTCATCCTAATTCTCACTCTCTTGATCCCTTCTCTTGTGGGCTTTTAGAGTTCCACCTCCCTCATTGCCTTATTTCTGAAGGAACTGAGTACCCAAATTGTTGATTCTCATGGTATTGGATATCCTATTTTCTTGATCTCCACTATATGGTAGGCTCTTGGACCTCACCCTATCATTGTACCAAAAGGGTATCTAGCATCGTAGAATCCCAAAGGGCCAAACCTCACCACGTTGGCAAGCTTGTGATTTTTCCTTTCCCTAAATTCCTTAAGTATTGGTTTTTCCTTTTCCCCAATCTTTAATCCCTATTGGTATAACGCATGCTGAAACTTTGACCCCCGAACTTTTCAACAAAATCATTTGTGACCATTTTGACTATATTTCACATTCTAACTACATTTGATATCTTCGAACACCAATCTCCGCTTTTTTTCTCTATTGTCTTCCCTAGACCGCAAGATTTTTTCATCTCATCGTATCTCATACGTTGAGTATTTAAAATCTTGATCCTTGTGGTCCCATCGATGCTTTCTCTTGGGGCCCATGGACTTTCCCTTCCCACTTCGCACTTCCTCCCATTGTAATGGGCACTCCATTTTCTTAATCTTCAGCCTCCCATCATTCATTCCCTTTTAGACCTTCAAGGTTTTCCTTGCCATCCTTCTTGCTTGCAAATTTGTTTGCCTAGCATCTTGGTATCTTGAGATCCCAACCCCCAATTTTCTGACCCCCTATTCATCTCATGAGCCTTCGGTATGAGATTACCCAAATCCCCAACTTCCTTAAGGAGCATCTAGCTTGTGCATCTATTCTAGCAGTACCAGATCCTTTGCGTGACTTTGTGGTGTGGACCTTCAGAGTATTTATATTCCATTCATTCCTTAGGCTTGAAATTTCTTAGACCCTTGCTGCTTGAACTTAGGGTTTCACCTAGCACCTTGCACGACAAAGGAAACCAATAATTGTCCCAAATGAATGTGATTAGATGGGGGAAGCCTCTCCAACACCTTCCAGCACTTGTGGACCCCTTAGAGACTTAATATTTGGCGACGCTATagtcctttattaaataatttaaatagaaTAATAAAGTTTAATCTTTAATATAActtgattatttattaatttaacaaCTTATTGCTATATAATTTAAATGCTTTGGACTATAATAAATATCAAGATATTGATATCAACTGCTTCCGCTGACACATCTAAAAATAGTAACATTGACGAttggttttattaaataaattaaagataatGATAAAGTTAATCTTTAATTTAACTTGATTATTTACTAATTTAATAACTTATTGCTATATAATTTAAATGCTTTGGACTATAATAAATATCGAGATATTGATATCAATTGCTTCCGTTGACACATCTAAAAATAGTAACATTGACGATTGGCTCAGGCGGTGCCCAcaactgacttactaaaaatagtaagtattggAAGTCTCAACCAAAACCACTTGAGAAAAGGgcatcatacatgtcataatcaccGGAGCTCAAATAAACACCAGTCACTGCCAATCGTTGGATAAATCATCACCATGAGTTCCCTAGCCTTAACTCATTAGCCTACGTGAACCGGTTGAAGAGGCTAACGGTCCACCATACTTAATTgactagaaaggggacattacagtaacATTTATTTTCCCTCAAGATTGTGTCAAGCAGGAATGGTCTCTTATAAGAGACCATAGATAACATGGGGTTCTGTTTCAGATTCAATTTAATACAAGTTTTCCTAGATAATTAACATGTGAAAATTTGTGAGCCAAATTTTTTGAGAATCTTTAAATAAAGCAAGCTATCAAATTTCTTCTAATAAGACTAATGGTACCAATGCATGCCCTTAATTTCTACTTTAATACAGGGAAAAGTTAAAattcattttatttgcaattttGTTCTCCAGTTCGTTGGTTATGGATAAGATCACATTCGTCAAGTTCATTGTAGAAATGCTTATGTTTCAGGTGAATGATGATCATTTTTAACCCAGGGGTATGCattttctcatttgcattttttaaagATGGAATATATTGGGGGCAgtgaaattaatatatattttatctaTAATGGTCTCATTCTGCATATATTCTCTGAACTTTCTGTCATAGCATTTCTTTTTAAGGTTAGAGTAAACATAGACGTTTTTAGCAGTCTAATTGTGAATATATTTACGGAATTTGTGGCTGAAGAGTTTCTCAGGTCTCGTGTGTTTCTTCTTGGTCCCTCACACCATTATTACACTCCAAAGTGTGCTATCTCAAGGGCTACAGTTTACAAGACGCCTCTGGGGGACCTTACAATTGATTTAGAAGGTGATATAAAATTAAAACCCTTTTGCAAGAAGTGATATTTTACCTTAGCTTGGCATTACTCAGTTGTTGTCAAGCATTGAGTTCTTTTGGACTGGCTTCTGTTTTACTCATTTGTTTGCCTCATGCATTATTCTTTTCTCCATTTTAAATCTTATACCGTCTCAACTTCTTTTCTAGCTTGGATTGGTATCTCTATTTATGTTTTATTGGTTTTAGTTATCTAGCATGCATTTAAATATATGCTTAAGCTACGTGGGCATCCAAGTTTCAGTTAATGAAGAACTTAAAGCAACCGGGAAATTTGAGGTCATGGATCTTCAAGTAGATGAGGCAGAACATAGCATGGAGATGCACTTACCATACCTTGCAAAAGTTTTTCAGGGGTAATATGTTTACCCCAAGTATCTTCTTTCATTCTCAAGCCACATCTTGGGGGGTTATTAAATGCATCTTTTTTCTTGTAATTGGGCATAGGTGGCCAGTGAAAATTGTACCTATTCTTGTTGGTTCTCTCAGTTCTGAGAGTGAGGCAATGTATGGACGTTTACTGGCCAAGTATGTTGATGATCCAAAAACATTTTTCTCTGTCTCATCTGATTTTTGCCATTGGGGAACCCGGTAAGTTCTAAATATTTCACTTGACTGAGCTATATTAAATTTAAACAAGCACTCTTCTTAGTAGAAACTGTTATTGGGAACTCTTACCAAATGCTTTTATCTGCCCTGTTTTGTATCAGTTTCAATTATGTATACTATGATAGAAAGGAAGGGGCAATTTACAAATCAATTGAGGCCTTGGACAAGAAAGGCATGGACATTATAGAATCAGGAGATCCTGATGCTTTTAAAGATTACTTGCTGGAGTATGATAACACCATTTGTGGCAGACATCCCATCAGTGTGTTTCTTCATGTACGAAACTTCCTCTTTTCTTTGTGTCCTTATTCTTTAAAAGTTATAGATAACAGAATTATGCTTAAATTTCATATTTTGCATGTCCAAAAAATCACCTAATTTATGTTGTCACATTGTAAGTCTGTTATTTCTTATAGGGTTTGAGTGAATCTCTTATCCATTGGAGGTACCGTGTTTTGTAGTAATAAGCTTTTTGATACGGGTACAGTTCCTTTTTTTTTTCTGATAGTTCATTTCAGGTCTGTAAATAATCTAGATATTTATTTTAGCTAGAAACCTCTATGAATTTCAGATAAATAACACATTTTTTCAATGGATGAATATTGTTACCGTGGAAGCTTCCTGTGCCAGGAAACGTGATAATTATTTCTGTGTATGTGACAGATGTTAAGGAACTGCTCATTGAAAATGGATATTTCTTTCATTCAATATGAGCAATCCAGCCAGTGTAGAAGCATGCGAGATAGCAGTGTCAGCTATGCATCAGCAGTGGCTAAAGCAGAGGCTTGAAGTAACAAATTTGTGATTTCAAAGACATTACAAATATAATTCTATAATGTTGGGCTTAAAGAGCTGGCTGtggttttcatttgatattattatataatttaatggTAAAATTCAAGTATTTTGGGGTGGACTTATCTTCCTATGTCTTGTTTGATCTGTGGCTTCTAGTTGAGGCAATTATTTTGTAGTCAACTAGTTCGTTCCACAGTTTGTTTTTTTACTCAACTTCAAATCATAAACGTTGCTTCTTGTTAATGTGGCCGAATCTTTTCTTCAactttgaatgaatgaatgaatgaagggaTTTTAATAACGTCCAGGAGACCCAGTGGTCCAAGGGACCAAGAGACACCAAATTAATCTGTTTTCGAGTTCTTTTCTAAATTGTTTCTTCTGTTATGGATCTGGAGTAAGAAAATTGCTGCTTTGTGAAGCCTTGTCTCTTCAAAAAGTTCATTTAAATTGTCCACCTTTAAGTATGCTGCACACTTTTTGATGAAATCCCCTTCCATTTCCGTTTCCACCACCCCCTTGCTGCAAAAGTGCACGTCCTTTCTTCCCAGACTTCTTGTGGCATCTTCCATCTACCGGTTTCACATCTCAAATGATGAGAGCTAGTCCTCAATTGTGCAGTTACAATTTTAGCGTTTCCTTTAATTGTAGATTTCAAACAGGCTTTTTCATCATGCTTCCACGTGGAATTAAATTCTTTGATAACAGTATACCTTTTTTCTGCCTAGCTGTTTTGTCCAGATGGCATTCCTGAATTTTTCTTAACACCCACTTTTTTATATCCTCATTAGTGTTAGGACAGTCATGTAGGCTTATTTCCCACTTGTTAACCAATTGCTATTCTACTTCTTCCAAGTCTTTTTCCTACGATTTAGCTCCTCTAAAATGATCATTTAGGCCAGTGATGATTACAGTCATGTAGGCTTATTTCCCACTTGTTAACCAATTGCTATTCTACTTCTTCCAAGTCTTTTTCCTATGATTTAGATCCTCTAAAATGATCATTTAGGCCAGTGATGATTGCCCATATTTTCAACCTTTTTTAAGTAGCATAACAACCAAATGATTGCTGAAGCCTCAATTGGGATTTGATATCGAGGCCGCTAGTGATTAGATGTTTTTGAATGCTCATTGCcatattaaatgcatttttttttcttgtAGTTGGGCATAGGTGGCCAGTGAAATTTGTACCTATTCTTGTTGGTTCTCTCAATTCTGAGAGTGAGGttattgaaataataaataaactaGTGACAAGAAATAAATCTGTAGATGCTCCTTGCGAGTTTACTACCAAATTGCTTTAATTTTACTGTCCTTTTAGACAGTTGCAAAATAAATAGACAAGACACGCGACCTTTCTCTAGTTTCCTTTGTTTCATTTTCTAAAACCCAGTGTATCAAATGTTTTGTCCAATGTACAAGTATTCTTCCCTAGGAAGTAGGTGCAGAGCAGCAGATTCCTGCTATTGTGTACTAATGGTCAACGGGGCTGCCAACCTGGAAAAATGCTAAAAGATAAGTACCAATATCAATGTTACTGGTTGGCAATAGATGAACACTCTACAGCTGTCGGATGATTGCCCAGATTTCTTTGGAAAGTATACTTTTTTTTTCACGAAAATAAACAAGAAGTTTACGTGAATTGAGAAGAGTAATTACAAGAAAACTATCTGCTTGTTAAAGCAAGGATGAGAAGCACCGAGATTTTGTACCTTGGTGGGCAAAGAGATAACGTCTTTACAGTACTATTGCCGGTTAACTTTCACAATCACAGGTAACACTTGCTTGCAGAGTCTCAACTTGTACTTTGTGAGCGGAGACAAATCATCTTGAAAGTTAGATTTGCATCCTGTTCATGTTAAAAAAAAAGTATACATATAAAGTTAACCAGATAACATGCATAAGCTAATTAAAACAACCATAAAATACCACTTTGATGTCAGTTTGTTAAGCGTGAATCTCACAATAGATATTCATTGTTCTATGTATATTATCCCTTAAAATCAATAATTAAGTTCAGGTAACCACATGTATAAAATAAATATAACAGCTATAAAATACTACTACATGTCAATTTGTCAAAGTCGAATATTACAAAAGAGCATCATTATCATCAGTAAAATAACTAAACCAAAATTTATTCTCAGTGTTCTTCACAAAGAGCATCACCATTATTGACATTAGATGGAGGTATAGTAAAAGGACCACAACGAGTGCTTTTGCCACCGACACTAGACCATGCTGGTTATCTGAGGCCATGAAAATGAAGATTGTTGGGCAATGGTAGCAACAAATCAAGTTGCTCTAGTGCCACATACCACAACTCCATTACACTTTTAGCTAGTTTGCCTGTGTCAAAGAAGGCACAAGTTGGAATGCATGTAAACTAGCTTCTATGTCTTTTATGATGTTGAGGATGGGATATGTATTATTTTTTGTGTTAGAAAtaatgttagaacataatgttattagggatcacatccttataatatttatatataatgttttAATACAAGGCTAgaaaatcttatatattaattatttattagtgGGGGGTGCTATTGAAAAgatgtgactagtgaagccacctttcctcctatatttaaggaggttctctctcatttgggaggtggtgagaatttggagctttatggtgagttttatcactatgcatatgaggtattattggccatgtggaagtattggaggagtgtccccaggtttgagtctattttatgatagactatatttgtaagtgttttaataaaatgatgttttatgGGTTTTTTtactcaaaagggttttccccatgtatttCTTGTGTGATGTgcacatttatgcatgtatgattctcatttcatttattttatgatcttgtttgtaatgattagtatcctaagatcctaatttctaacatggtatcagagcaggttaggctAGTACTAATCATTTTTTCAGGTTATACTAGAAGACATAAAACTTGATGGAAAAATTATCTATGCCAAATCAACACACGTGCGAGGCCATTTGTGCTATATATTTAGTGTGCCTTCTCTATTGATTTAAAATCAATTTATCAAGGTCAAGTAAGGAAATTCTAACTATTCCTTTTTACAAGTGTGATATtttcaataatatttcattttttttagcaTTGGATTGTGAGGGTCAAATATTTGATTATTAAATGAagtataacatatatatttttaataacatcAAATTTCATAATCTTATTAACTCAAAATTAGTCCATTATAAGAGAAGTACATAGTCACAAAACCCTTTTTAGTGCCAATTGTATAGAAAGTTGTGCTTTAGTTACTAGATCAAGTCCTTTAGAAagttggatgttgtttctctttagagagataaaaaaaaataactTGATATAAGGCTTAGAAACTTGAGGTGTTTAACCTTAAAATTGAATTCATGAAGTCTTTTATTAAATTTGATGTCTTTATAAGAGTCAGAAACTTGTTTTTCAActtatcaaagaaaaataaaattcataGCTCTTGAACACAACATTTCAATAAAACACCATTTTACTTGTAATTTGATCATAATTGATAAAAGATAATGACATTTTCTTTTTtgaaataatatgaaaaatacattacaacattcaatcaacattttaatTTATCCATATATTTAAGTCTGTTAAGTACAATTAATCAAACCATTATTTAAATAGGAGTTGTTAAatgaaatcttcaaaaaaattgaatcACTTATTGAAGCCTTCATCTATGTCGAATTTCTTATCTTCATGTAATTCTTCATACAAGTTTGTGTCCTTATATTACTCAAGGAAATAGCACTTATCCTCATAAAAGTCAAAAAGGGCTTCTTTGCAATCGATTGAAGGTAAATGAGTCGCAACCTTTACTAATGCATTTTTGTCATGTGGCTATCTTCCCAACCGAAATCTCCTTTTTCACACTCCCCATATAGggaaatcaaattcatttattttgtACCTATCCATCTATCATCGCAATCCATGAGATATAATTtatttgaggaattctttcaaATAGTTTGCTTACCTTTTGCATGATGTTGAAAAATGTGGACTTAACATTTGCACTAATGAAGCATTTTCATAAATATATTTTGTTCAAACCATGCGATTAGATCCCATTGAAGAATTATGTCAAACACTTCAATGGCCCTGCAAATTCAAACCTCTATTTATATCAGCCGACTTCCACTAATTAATGCTTGCCTATTTtgttttatggatcattactatatgtagtagtatgtctattttttaaacaagacaactaattattcatgcttattcgcatgaaaatatatgttgatttcCTTGCTATGAATTATTGGACTATATTTtacatttatgaggaatattatatgatctttgacaaatgacaaaaaaataatattttgttttttctttgcaccaaaaatgaagttgattactatgttactaactatattgtttcttctatggcgaggttatgccttcaaaacatatggtgcaagtgctattacatggatggtgcaatactttaataagaagactatcttctatttgtctttgaatcaaatgggcaaAATATGAGTGTAGCTCATGAAGAATCAATATGAccttgaagattattggaagagtTCCATTCagatacatgtaaaagtaccatcttacttgaagttattttactctttccaaataatatcatttctaaagtcCAAATTGAACTTCGAAGATTATGGGCACATCACTCAAGTGAAATTATTCTGTaacaaaggcaccttgaagattatgggcacatcactcaagtgaaattatttcataataaagacacattgaagatcatgggcacctcactcaagtgaaatcattctatgATAAAGAAaatttgaagatcatgggcacatgctatatgttgaaattttagccatcactttgaaatcctctatgcagtgattagctttaggtgatgccattaagggggagtgtacatgacaccacctagtggctaaatcctagatgtaagacctaataggcataagacctttaggcattatatgctccaaattcaaataatgcttggccttaggtcatgccattgagggggagtgtgcatgtcaatgacaccacctagtggctaaatcctagttttaaatcctactagtaggcatatgtcctaataggtatgaaataagacctatataggcattagtaagtcctttaagcttgcagataggcatatgtaagtcctcttttattttaaatattgcagctaggcattagtaagtcctataggcacatttgtgct is a genomic window of Cryptomeria japonica chromosome 7, Sugi_1.0, whole genome shotgun sequence containing:
- the LOC131065748 gene encoding uncharacterized protein LOC131065748 isoform X2, with the translated sequence MERARRAIHAGAWYTDNARQLGEELDRWLRASGQSKSPDVRGVIAPHAGYSYSGRCAAFAFASIDPQSTSRVFLLGPSHHYYTPKCAISRATVYKTPLGDLTIDLEVNEELKATGKFEVMDLQVDEAEHSMEMHLPYLAKVFQGWPVKIVPILVGSLSSESEAMYGRLLAKYVDDPKTFFSVSSDFCHWGTRFNYVYYDRKEGAIYKSIEALDKKGMDIIESGDPDAFKDYLLEYDNTICGRHPISVFLHGLSESLIHWRYRVL
- the LOC131065748 gene encoding uncharacterized protein LOC131065748 isoform X1; the protein is MERARRAIHAGAWYTDNARQLGEELDRWLRASGQSKSPDVRGVIAPHAGYSYSGRCAAFAFASIDPQSTSRVFLLGPSHHYYTPKCAISRATVYKTPLGDLTIDLEVNEELKATGKFEVMDLQVDEAEHSMEMHLPYLAKVFQGWPVKIVPILVGSLSSESEAMYGRLLAKYVDDPKTFFSVSSDFCHWGTRFNYVYYDRKEGAIYKSIEALDKKGMDIIESGDPDAFKDYLLEYDNTICGRHPISVFLHMLRNCSLKMDISFIQYEQSSQCRSMRDSSVSYASAVAKAEA